CTAACGCACTTAATTGACCCCAAAGCCAATTTAATAGCCAATATGGCCAATATTTGTGCTGCGCTAAAAATGCAGTTTTCGTTTTTTTGGGTAGGGTTTTATTGCCTTGAGTCAAGTGCTGATAGTAATACTAATAATACGAGAGATAGCAGTTTGGTGTTGGGGCCTTTTCAGGGAACGGTAGCGTGTACACGTATTGCCATGGGCAAAGGGGTTTGCGGCGCGGCAGCCTTAGAACAAAAAACATTAATTGTGCCAAATGTCGAGGTTTTTCCGGGGCATATAGCCTGCGATGCACTTTCGCGCTCCGAAATTGTAGTGCCGTTAGTAATAGAAGGGGAAACGAAATTTGTACTCGATATAGATAGCACCGAATACAGCGATTTTACAGAAGAAGATGCTTTTTATTTAACCCAAATTGTAGATTTGCTAATTCCGTTTGTTAGTTAATTAAAGCCTAAGTTTAAGTAGCAATTTCCAACCCAATAATTTATGCATACATATCAAGACCAAACTACGTTAAATAAAATAAATCGAATTGCTTTAGCGGCTGGAGATATTATTTTAAGTCATTACGCCCAAACAAATAGAGCCATAGAAATAAAACTCGACCAGTCGCCGGTAACCGCTGCCGACAAAGCTGCCAACGAATACATAGTAAAAGAGTTACAAATCTTATTTCCGGATATTCCGGTTGTTGCCGAAGAAAGTCCATTGCCCGAATGGCCTATCCGGAAGAATTGGCAACTTTTTTGGCTTGTCGATCCTTTAGATGGCACCAAAGAGTATATTACCCGCAATGGCCAGTTTACTGTAAATATTGCCTTAATTTACAATCAACTGCCAATATTGGGCGTAGTATATGCCCCGGTTTTGCGTGAATTGTTTTGTGGTACTGCCATATTAGGTAGTTTTAGGCAACAAATACCAACTGGCACAAGTCATAGTATAGAAGAAAATCTTAACCTTACACGTATTGAGGCAAAACCACCTGAAAAGGGGCAACCTATAATAATTATAGCCAGTCGCTCGCATTTAAACCCCGAAACGGAGGCTTATATTGCCAGCCTCAAACAAAGTTTTGAAGCCAACCAAACCTACGAAATATTAAATGTTGGCAGCTCGTTAAAATTTTGCCGCCTCGCACAAGGGCAGGCACATGTTTACCCGCGCCTAAGCCCCACAATGGAATGGGACACAGCCGCAGGCCACGCTATTGCAATTTTTGCAGGTGCATACCTTTTTAGCCACCCAAACCGCACGCAACCTTTTGTTTACAACAAATTAAACTTAACAAATGGCGATTTTGTGGTTTCTGTGTTACAAATTTAAAAAATGTAGAATCAAAGGGTTTTAATCTTATGATTTGCTTAGTATAACAGTTAATCTGTTTGCGTACTTTAATTATTTAATATATTTAAAATCGTGGCCACTTTCTATATTTTGCAAGGTATGGTAATACAAACGTATTGTATTGGCTACGTCTTCTTTATCGGCCATTTCAACGGTGGTGTGCATATATTTAAGCGGCAAGGACAAAAGCCCTGTTACTACACCACCTGTGGCAAAGGCAAAAGCATCGGCATCGGTGCCGGTTGAGCGGTAGTTTGCTTCGCGCTGAAAAGGTATATCGTTAGTTTGGGCGGTATTTACCATTAAATCGAGGAGTTTGTTTTGTATAGCCGGCGCATACGAAAGCACAGGGCCTTTACCGCAGGCATAGTCGCCATGGCGGGTTCGACTAAGCATAGGGGTTGTGGTATCGTGGGTTACATCGGTAACAATGGCCACATGCGGGCGTATGGTTTCAACAATCATTTGCGCGCCCCTAAGGCCAACCTCCTCTTGAACCGAATTAACAATATATAAACCATAAGGCAGTTTAATATTGTTTTCTTTTAACAGCCGAGCGACCTGTGCAATTACAAAGCCACCTAAGCGATTATCTAAGGCGCGACCCACAAAATAGCGGTTGTTTAGCTCCATAAAGGGGTCGGGGTAGGTAACCACACAGCCAACATGAATACCTAACGCCTCAACTTCTTCGCGTTTTTTACAGCCTACATCAATAAAAAGATTATGTAAATCGGTTCTAAATGAAGATTCATCTTGGCGCAAATGTATGGCCGGCCAACCAAATACACCCGGAACAATGCGGCCATCGCGGGTATGTATTTGTACTCTTTTAGACGGTGCAATCATGTGGTCGCTTCCGCCATTCCGGATAATATAAATATAGCCGTCTTCGGTTATGTAATTTACATACCACGATATTTCGTCGGCATGGGCCTCTATAACTACGCGGTAGGGTGCATCCGGATTAATAATGCAATAGGCTGTGCCATAATTATCAACCTGATAGGTATCAATATAAGGTTTAATATAGTCAAGCCAAAGTTGTTGGCCGCGCCACTCGTAGCCTGTTGGGGAGGTGTTGTTTAGGTAGCGTTCTAAAAATGCCACCGAATCGTTGTTAATTATAGAGTCAAAAGGCAACATCAATAAGGTTAGGGGTTTAAGGAGGGTATAAGAATTAATTTATAAATTTATTATGTAATGTTTAATTTTACAAGCAGTTAGACTTGCATTTTGCTGCGTTTAACCAAATAGGGCAATAATACTTGCGAAAAATCGAGGTTAATATCGGTTGGCACTAAATCTATCCGGAATTGGCTGCATCGCAGTTTTAGTGTTTGTAAAAACTGGTACATCTGTTGCTGGTAATAGTCTTTTACCTGGTTGGGTTGTAGTTTTACCTCTTCGCCGCTTTCCATATCAACAAAAACGTAAGGGCGATTTTCAAACTCAAAATCAATTTCGCGTTTGTTGTCGGTTACATGAAAAAGTACTACCTCGTGTTTATTATAGCGCAAGTGTTGTAGTGCCGAAAAAATTTCATCGGGGTTTTGTGCTGTTTCAAACATATCGCTAAAAATAACCACCATAGAGCGTTTATGAATATTGTCGGCAATTTGGTGCAGGCAGCGGGCGGCGGCGGTAGCGCGGTTGCGGTTATTTTGGTTTAGGTGTTGAATTAAAGTAGTTTCGAGCAGTTTATGGTGGGCAGTTGTGGAGCGGGCGCGGGTATGAAATTTTACCTCGTCAGAGAAGATGGTTAGCCCAACGGCATCGCGTTGCTTTTTAAGCATATACATTAGCGCTGATGCCGCTACTATGGAAAACTGCAATTTGTTAATTCCGGGCTGATTTTTTTGCCCTGCTTCCTCCGGAAAATACATAGAACTTGACACATCAATTACAATACGGCAGCGCAGGTTTGTTTCTTCTTCGTAGCGTTTTGAAAAAATTTTATCGGTGCGGGCATATACTTTCCAGTCAATATTTTTAATCGCGTCTCCGGGGTTATAGAGGCGGTGTTCGGCAAACTCTACCGAAAAACCGTGGAATGGGCTTTTATGCAGCCCAATTATAAACCCTTCTACTACTTGCTCTGCCAGCAACTCTAAGTTATCGAGGCGGTGTAAATGTTGGGGTTGAATAATTTGTGTATTCATTCATGTTTTGAATTGGGTGGCAAAATTACACAAAATCGCGCTTGTAATTTGTTAATTTTGCCTAATTGCGTCAACGGGGTTCATGCGGGCGGCTTGTATAGCCGGCACAATTCCGGATACAACCCCAATTGCCGTGGACAGTATTAGGGCGGTAATCACATTTTTGGAACTTAAAATCAAGGTAAAACTATCTATCATTGTATTGCCAAGCCATGCCAAGCCTTGTACAAAAAACAAGCCAGCTATGCCACCAATGATAGATAAAAACACCGCTTCGATTAAAAATTCGAGTAAAATAAAATAATTGCGTGCACCTAACGATTTTTTAATGCCAATTTGGCCGGTGCGCTCGCGTACAGATACAAACATAATATTGGCTATGCCAAACCCACCTACAAGTATTGAAAAGGCACCAATTAACCATCCGGCGGCATTTATAACACCAAAAATAGAAGCTATAAATTGGTCGAACAAACTAGAGCGATTAAGGGCAAAATTATCTTCGGCAGTAGGTTTTAGTCTTCGGCTGGTGCGCAAAACATGGCTTAGCTGGTCTTCGACCTCGCTTAGCGGAATGCCAGCCTTTGGCCGGGCAACAATTAATGGCATTAGTTGTTCGCTATCAACGTCTAAATAGCGGCGGGCAAAATTATAGGGTACAAAAGCAATGCCATCAACTCCATCTCCGGTAAGGCTTTTGCCTTCTTTTTTTAAAATACCCACTAAAGTAAGTTGCTGCCCCATAAAACGCACTTGCAGTCCAAGCGGGTCGGTAATATTAGGAAAAAGCTCTTCGGCTAAGCGGTGCCCTAACACAATAACGTCATTACCTACTGCCGACTCGTTGCTGCTAAACCACCGGCCACTTTCAAACTCGAAGCGCATAATGTCGGCAAACTCTTGAGTAGCGGCGCCTAAGGGGGCATTTTCAATTATATTATCGCGGTATTTAAGTGCTTGCCCTTGAATAACTACCCTAATGGCCACATCTTCGGTAAGGTTAGCGCGTTCGCGCAGAGCTAAATAGTCGCGGTACGATGGCTGGGGGCGTTTCATGTACTCCCACCAACGGCCATGCCCACCGTCCCAAGGGAATTGGTGAATAAAAATTAAATCAGAGCCTAAGCGCGAGAACGATTTCCGGATGCTTTGCTCAAGGCTATCAATAAGCATTAATACCGATATAACACAAAAAATGCCAATTGCAATGCCCAAAGCCGATAAAAAGGCTCTTAAAGGATTACCCCAAAGAGCTTGCAAGGCTTGTGCAAACCCCTCGCCAATTATTTGGAAAAAAACAGCTATTTTTTGCAGCATAATAAATAATTAGGGCAAATTTCGTTAAATATTTTCAGCTTTTTAAAACTACTTTATGTTTAATTTTGTTTAGAATAAATATTTTGTTTTCATCAAACAAAAAAGTGGTTTTAATACATAGTCAGATGCTAACAGATAAGCTAAAAATGAAGCAAAAATTTATATTTTTAGCCTTAACCATCTAAGAAAGAGAATGTTTTATTTGGTAAAACCACAAGCCTATTAATTTCGTTCCTTTTTAGTATTTTATTACAATACTTGTATATAAAGTGCTATCTTTGCGCCGCACAAACAAAGCCATAAATATATTTTAATTATATGAAATTATCAGAATTTGATTTTAATTTACCTGACGAACTTATAGCCCAATACCCCACCGAAAACCGCCACGACTCGAGGTTAATGGTTGTTCATAGGAAAACGGGCTTAATTGAACATAAAAAATTTACGGATATTTTAAACTATTTTGAAGATGGCGACTCGATGATTATAAATAACACGAAGGTATTTGCTGCAAGGTTATATGGCCGGAAAGAAAAAACAAACGCCGAAATTGAGGTTTTTATGCTGCGCGAATTAAATGCCAAAGAACGCCTTTGGGATGTGTTAGTTGAGCCTGCCCGTAAAATTAGGGTAGGTAATAAACTTTATTTTAATACCGACAAAATTCAAACCGACCTTGTTGCCGAAGTAATAGACAATACTACCTCGAGAGGGCGCACCATACGGTTCATTTTTCCGGGCGATGATGAGGCTTTTAAAGCCGAGCTTGCCCGCTTAGGGCAGGCCCCCCTGCCTCGATATATAAAACGCCCGGTAGAAGATTTAGACTACGAACGCTACCAAACCGTTTTTGCCAAAGAAGTTGGTGCCGTAGCCGCCCCTACCGCCGGCTTGCACTTTAGCAAAGAACTTATGAAACGTTTGGAAATTAAAGGCATTAATTTTGCCGAAGTAACCCTACACGTAGGCTTAGGTACATTTAGACGCATTGAGGTTGAAGACCTCTCTAAACATAAAATGGAAGCCGAGTACTTTAAAATTCCGGAAAAAGCTGCCGCCATTGTAAACAAATCAAAAGAAACAGGCCACAAAGTTTGTGCTATCGGCACTACTTCAATGCGTACCAGCGAGTCGAGCGTTTCGGCGCAAAACCTTTTAAAACCAGCCGAAGGATGGACCAACCTTTTTATTCACCCGCCTTACGATTTTCATATTGCCGACTGCTTGCTTACTAATTTTCACTTGCCTAAAACAAGTTTGCTAATTTTAGTTGTTACCTATGCAGGCTACGATTTAATGATGAAAGCCTACAAAGAGGCCATTGAACATAAATACCGGTTTTATAGTTACGGTGATGCTATGCTAATTATATAAATAAAACACAAAGAAATCATACGAAACCCAAGCGAACAAAAAAACTATCCGGAATTAAAAAATTTAATCTTTGTAGTTTTTTATAAAGTCTTGTCCGGATTTTAAAATCAAAGGAACGGACTTAAGCGTAGCTAAAAATGAAATGAGGCGGAAAAATTCTAAAAAAATATAAAATAAAATGCTTACCATTTTCAGAAAGGAGATTAACCTTTTTTTTAGCTCGCTAATTGGCTACATAGCGTTGGTTATATTTTTAGTTATTACGGGGTTATTTCTATGGGTTTTCCCTGAAACAAACCTGCTCGATTATGGCTATGCCAGTTTAGAACAACTGTTTTTATTGGCCCCGTGGGTATTTATGTTGTTAATTCCGGCAATTTCAATGCGCTCATTGGCCGAAGAAGTAAATTTGGGTACTTTCGAAATTTTAGCCACCAAACCCGTTACCGATTGGCAAATTGTGTTGGGTAAATATTTTGCCGCCTTGTTTTTAGCTATTTTTGCCATTTTGCCTACATTCATATACTTTTACACGGCTTATCAATTAGGGTCGCCGGTGGGTAATATAGATACTGGTGCTGCTATTGGCTCGTATTTAGGTTTAGTATTTTTGGCTGCTGCTTTTTGTGCTATGGGCATATTTGCATCGGCTTTAACGGCCAACCAAATAGTAGCTTTTTTATTGGCTGTTTTTTTGTGTTTTATTTTTTATCAAGGATTTGACTATTTTAGTGCGTTAAATTTATTTTACGGCAAAGCCGATTATTTTATTCAACAATTAGGCATTAATGCGCATTATAATGCTATTAGCAGAGGCGTTGCCGACACGCGCGACATTTTGTACTTCATTTCTTTATCCGGATGTTTTTTATACCTAACTAAAATGGTGCTCGAAAGTCGTAAGTGGTAATATAATTTACTATAATTTTGCCGCTTGTTATTGTATCTATTTTTAAAAACGATTTATTTCGCTGCAAACCATGGCAAAACAAAGTATAATTTTTATTTTAGTTTTTATTATTGCCGCAACTTGTTGTTTTAGCTGTATTGGATGCCAACAGGCTAATAACAACAATAATGATAATAATACATTGGTTGCCAACCAGCCAAACAACAATAACTTACCGCCACAGCAAACTCACCCCGACACAGCACAGGCATACGGAACACCCCCAGTGACAGGGCAATTGCCAACTCCCGATACTATTTTTAACTCAGAAGATTTGCTTAAAAAAATAGTTGCCGAAAAGGCTGGCGCAGCTAATCAATCCGGAAAAAACACAGCGCAAAACAATAACAACAGCAGTTTCAAGGCCAACGCGGCAAAACCCATGCCCCCGGCTCCGGGTGCCCCTAATATTCAACCCGAGTTAATAGCCGTACGCCCCCAAAATAATTTACCACCTTCAACATCGCCCAATAAACCTTCAACCCCAACAAACATACCGCCACAACAACCTGTTTCCCCGCCAAATGCTTTATCTATGTTTTTTGACGAAGCCGATGCCCTTTTTGGCAAATACGTAGGTAATGGTCGGGTGGCATATAGTGCCTTAAAAAAGGATCAAACAGACCTTAACCGTTTATTGGGTATAATTGCAAACGCCGACCTTAGCAAAGCCGACAGCAAAACAAAACAGGCCTTTTACATTAATGCCTATAATATTTTAGTTATTAAAAATGTACTTGACCACAATATTCCTGCCTCGCCTTTAGACGTAAAAGATTTTTTTAGTGCGGCCAATTTTAAGGTTGCCCAAAAAACAACAAGTTTAGATAATTTAGAAAAAAATATGCTTTTTGGCCTCCAACGCGATGCTCGTTTTCATTTTGTTTTGGTTTGCGCCGCAATTGGCTGCCCGCAATTAGTAAATTTTGCCTACAAACCCAACAAACTCGAGGCGCAACTTACCCAACAAACCCGCCGCGCCATAAACGACAATAGTTTTATTCAGGTAAACACAAAAGCTAAAACCGTTGCCATATCAAAAATTTTTGAGTGGTACGCTAGCGATTTTGGCACCAATGCCTTACAATATATCAATCAATACCGCAACAACCCCATACCTGCCGATTATAAATTAAGTTTCTACGAATATAACTGGAAGCTCAACAAGCAGTAGCCGCAGCACTTTTATCATTATTATATTATAATTATAACACATTAACTTGCTTGCTTTTGCCAAACAACGAACAACAACCACAAATTAAAACCCCGCCGCGTATATTTGCAGCAGGCATTTCGCACCTTAGCGATGCGCGCTTTTTTGCTACTTTTGCCGAATGGCTTTGCTTGGACCTTACTGCCCTTACGTTGCAACAAGCCCGTGAAATAACAAATTGGGTAACCGGGCCACAATTAACAGGTTTTTTTGACCCCCAGCCCGAAACAAATTTAAACGACACTGCCTATGCTTTGCAATTAACCGGCATAGCTGCCCAATATACGCCCAATTTTGAACTTATAGATGCGCACCAAATTACTAATTTTATACGCTGCGTGCAATTGCCTCCGCTTTGTAGCCCTTGGCAGGCGCAAACAATTTTTGAGCAGGCTTACAACCAAAGCCAATACGCCCACCAACAAATTACTACCTATATTTTGGCCCAATTTGACCCCGCAAATATTGAAACTACTTGTAAAGATTTAATTGCAAATGCACAAAAATGGCAACCTATTTTTAATCAATATCCGGTTTTGTTAGATTTGCCGAAAGCTAACTCAGCAGATATAGCCCAAATTACGGCTATTTTTAACATCGAAGGTTTAGTTATTTGGGGCGAAAATGAACTAATTACAGGCATCCGGACGTTTGATGAGGTAACAAATTTACTCGAACTACTTGGAATTGAATAATATTAACATTGTTTTTACTGTTTATTAATCAATTTTTCGTTTCGGGCTGATTTAATAAACAAGCAACTCACAAAATAAGATGGAAACAAAAAAACCAACTAACAACAAAAAATCAATATCGGGGTCAACAGCAATTTCCGGAAATAAAACCACCAAGCCCAAGCAAACTGCTATTGCCGAAACCTATAAAATACGTGCCTCTAATAAGCGCGCCCATTTCGAGTACTTTTTTATCGAAAAATACAAGGCCGGAATTATACTATCGGGCACCGAAGTAAAATCGGTTAAATCTGGCAAACTGAATATGAGCGATGCTTATTGCTTTTTTAAAGATAGTGAACTTTGGGTTAAAAATTTACACATATCTGAATACGAGCGGGGAGGCGTTTATAACCACGAACCAAAAAATGCCCGGAAATTATTGCTTAACAAACGCGAATTAAAACGTTTAGAGCAAAAAATTAAAGAGCGCGGTTTGACCATTGTGCCGATTGAAGTACTTGAAACCGAGCGCGGCTATATAAAATTAGAAATTGCCTTAGCCAAAGGTAAAAAAGCCTACGATAAACGCGACAGTATTAAAGAAAAAGACCAACGCCGCGATTTTGACCGTCAAGCCAGCCATAACGACTAACGCTTAGTCCTAAATATATTTAACTCACTACAGGAAATTGACTAAACGGCAAATTAATAGTATAAGTTTTTTATTAAGATGTCAAGTAGTTAAAAAACATGCAACATATTGCCATTATTGGTAACGGCATTGCCGGTATTACTGCTGCCCGGTACGTACGAAAACTTAACGGCAACTGCCAAATTACCGTCATATCTGCCGAAACTAATCATTTTTTTGCCCGAACAGCCCTAATGTACATTTACATGGGGCATTTAACTTACGCCCAAACCAAACCCTATGAAGATAATTTTTGGCAAAAAAATCGCATTGACCTGCTAAATGGCTATGTAAAATACATAAATACCAACGCCAACACCCTGTATTTAAGCGATAATAGGCAACTAAACTACCATAAATTGCTAATTGCCACCGGCTCGAAGCCCAATTTTGGGAATTGGTCAGGGCATAACTTGCCGGGCGTTCAAGGTCTTTACAGCTACCAAGACCTTGAACTGTTAGAAAAAAATACCAATCCAACCCCCCAACATGCCGTAATTGTAGGGGGCGGCCTAATAGGCATTGAGTTAGCCGAAATGCTGCATAGCCGTGGTATTCAACTTAGTTTATTGGTGCGCGAAGCCAATTATTGGGGCAATATTTTACCGCCCCAAGAATCCGAAATAGTAGCCCAGCAAATACAACAACGGGGCATTAGGTTAAAACTTAATACACAGTTAGCCGCGATTAACCCCAATGCCACCACAGGCCGCGTAGGCTCGGTTACCACCACCAATAACGAAACAATTTTTTGTGATTTTGTTGGTTTAACGGCGGGCGTACAACCCAATATTGGCTTTTTGCAAGATAGTAATATAGCTACCGATAAAGGTGTTTTGGTAAATCACTATTTAAACACTAATATACCCAATATATTTGCCGCCGGCGACTGCGCCCAATTTATTGAGCCTTTGCCCAACCGTAATGCTATAGAGCAAGTTTGGTATACCGGCCTACGGCAAGGCGCTACGGCTGCCTATAATTTATGTGGTTACAATTTACCTTATCAGCCAAGGCTGTGGTTTAACTCGGCCAAGTTTTTTGACCTTGAATATCAAATTTATGGCAAAATAAGCGCAAACCCTAATTCACAAACCGAGCAACAGTTGTTTTGGCAGCACGCTACTAAACCTATTTGTTTGAGGCTGGCAATAATTCCCCAAACGCAAATACTTATTGGAATTTCTAGCATAGGGATGCGCCTTAATCATGATGTTTGTGAGCAGTGGATAACTGATAAACGGAACTTGCTTCAGATTTTACCTTTATTGCACGAAGCCAATTTTAATCCGGAATTTTATGCAAATTATTATCCGGATATAGTAAAAAAATGGCAGGTCTTGCTTCAGTAACAAATACCAGCAAGCAATTATTTTTTATTTCTCCAACTCTATCATTAAGTCAAATTTTTCAAAATTTATTGCCGTATCGTCCTTGTCGTCAAATTTTAGGACAGCCTCGTATTGTTTTTGCCAGGCCATTAATGCCTGTTGTTTTTGTGCAGGAGTATATTGCAAAATACTTGCCAGCTCGTTTATTACCAAGGGCAACAAGTAAGGGCAAGTTTCGCGTTCAAAATACAAGCGGCTTGTTCGGCGGATTAAAAAATCGGCGGGTGTTGTTACCATTTCGCGCAATACGCAATAGCGCAGTTCAGACAACAAAATACGCTCGTTTAAAGGTTTTTCCGGATGAAAGGTTGCACATTTAAGGCTTCGCAAGATATGACGTGTATTACCGCCGTATTTTTCAACTAAACTTTTAACAGTTGTTTCGGTTAGGCCGGCAATTTCTTGATAGTGGGCTAAATAGTATTGGGTAAGGTCGTTAAGATTTTGCGCTTGCCGGCTAAACGAGCCACTTAAGCGCAGCGTTTTAGTGCCCGACAGCCGTATGGCGCACTGATGTTGCCGGTGTAGCCGAATCATTACTTTGTCAACAACCCGTTCGGCCATTTTACGGTAGCCGGTAAGTTTGCCGCCTGCAATAGTAATAAGGCCATTTTGCGAGATAAAAATCTCATCTTTACGCGATAGTTCGCTGGGCGATTTGCCTTGTTCGTATATGAGTGGGCGCAGTCCGGCCCAGCTTGAAACAATATCGGCCTGTGTAAGTTGAGCATCCGGAAAAACTGCTTGCAATGCGCCAATCAAATAGGCAATATCGGCCTGAGTAACCTGCGGGTTGGTAAGGCTTCCGTCATAATTAGTATCTGTTGTACCTATATAAGCAGTGTTCCCGCGCGGAATGGCAAAAAACATGCGGCCATCTGCATAGGGCGTATCGGCATATATTGCTTGTTGTAAGGGCAGCCGGTGCCGGGGCACTACTATATGCACCCCTTTGGTTAACTGAAGTTGTTTTTTGCTTAATGCCCCGTCTAAAGCCCGGAGCCTATCGGCCCAGGGACCTCCGGCATTTACCACGCAATGGGCTGATACGTTAACTGTTTGACCTGTAATTTGGCAAGTAGCTGTTAAGCCATTAATTTGCTGCTGATAATAATGGTATTTTTCAACTTTCAGGTAGTTAAGTACAACAGCCTTATGTTTTGCAGCAGTTTTTAATACCTCAATAGTTAGGCGAGCGTCATCGGTTTGGTATTCATAATAAAGGCCGCCACCCAACAAATTGCGGGCTTGTAAAAGTGGCTCGGCTGCTAAAGTAGTGTTAGCAGTAAGCATAGAGCGGCGTTCGGCAGGCACTACACCCGCCAATTTATCGTAAAGCCAAAGTCCTAAGGAGGTAGTGTGTTTACCCAGCGAGCCGTTTCGGTAAATTGGCAATAACATTTTTTGAGCATGTACTATATGAGGGGCGTTGCGGTGTAAAATAGCCCGTTCGGTACCTACTTCGCGCACTAAACCAAACTCTAAATTTTTAAGGTAACGCAGGCCGCCATGAATAAGCTTTGTTGAGCGGCTACTGGTGCCGGCGGCAAAATCTTGTTTCTCAAGCAAGGCAACTTTTAGACCCCGGGCGGCGGCATCTAAAGCTATACCGGCACCGGTAATACCACCACCAATCACCACAACATCAAAAACGGTATTTTGTAATTGTTGCATCAACAAG
The sequence above is drawn from the Sphingobacteriales bacterium genome and encodes:
- a CDS encoding NAD(P)/FAD-dependent oxidoreductase, whose protein sequence is MQHIAIIGNGIAGITAARYVRKLNGNCQITVISAETNHFFARTALMYIYMGHLTYAQTKPYEDNFWQKNRIDLLNGYVKYINTNANTLYLSDNRQLNYHKLLIATGSKPNFGNWSGHNLPGVQGLYSYQDLELLEKNTNPTPQHAVIVGGGLIGIELAEMLHSRGIQLSLLVREANYWGNILPPQESEIVAQQIQQRGIRLKLNTQLAAINPNATTGRVGSVTTTNNETIFCDFVGLTAGVQPNIGFLQDSNIATDKGVLVNHYLNTNIPNIFAAGDCAQFIEPLPNRNAIEQVWYTGLRQGATAAYNLCGYNLPYQPRLWFNSAKFFDLEYQIYGKISANPNSQTEQQLFWQHATKPICLRLAIIPQTQILIGISSIGMRLNHDVCEQWITDKRNLLQILPLLHEANFNPEFYANYYPDIVKKWQVLLQ
- a CDS encoding glycerol-3-phosphate dehydrogenase/oxidase, which encodes MCKPVLLNTTKRSLLMQQLQNTVFDVVVIGGGITGAGIALDAAARGLKVALLEKQDFAAGTSSRSTKLIHGGLRYLKNLEFGLVREVGTERAILHRNAPHIVHAQKMLLPIYRNGSLGKHTTSLGLWLYDKLAGVVPAERRSMLTANTTLAAEPLLQARNLLGGGLYYEYQTDDARLTIEVLKTAAKHKAVVLNYLKVEKYHYYQQQINGLTATCQITGQTVNVSAHCVVNAGGPWADRLRALDGALSKKQLQLTKGVHIVVPRHRLPLQQAIYADTPYADGRMFFAIPRGNTAYIGTTDTNYDGSLTNPQVTQADIAYLIGALQAVFPDAQLTQADIVSSWAGLRPLIYEQGKSPSELSRKDEIFISQNGLITIAGGKLTGYRKMAERVVDKVMIRLHRQHQCAIRLSGTKTLRLSGSFSRQAQNLNDLTQYYLAHYQEIAGLTETTVKSLVEKYGGNTRHILRSLKCATFHPEKPLNERILLSELRYCVLREMVTTPADFLIRRTSRLYFERETCPYLLPLVINELASILQYTPAQKQQALMAWQKQYEAVLKFDDKDDTAINFEKFDLMIELEK